The Oncorhynchus mykiss isolate Arlee chromosome 20, USDA_OmykA_1.1, whole genome shotgun sequence genome includes a region encoding these proteins:
- the LOC118942019 gene encoding hornerin-like produces MVSATRGPPSGDHRTGTTKRGLPSGDHRAGTTKRGPPSGDYRAGTTERGPPNGDYRAGTTKRGPPNGDYRAGTTRTGTTKRGLPERGLQSGDYQNGDHRAGTTERGPPSGDQRAGTTERGPPSSDYRAGTTERGPPSGDYRAGTTERGLPSGDHRAGTTERGLPERGLPSGDYQNGDHRAGTTKRGPPSADYQNGDYRARTTRTGTTERGLPERGPPSGDHQAGTTERGLPERGLPSADYQNGDHRAGTTERGPPSGDHRTGTTKRGPLNGDHQTGTTKQGQPKGDHQTGTTERGLPSGDYQNGDYRAGTTRTGTTERGPPSWDHRPNGDHQAGTTEGGLPSGDYRAGTTERAPPSGDYRAGTTERGLPSGDHRAGTTRTGTTERGLLKWGPPSGDFRAGTTERGLPSGDHRAGTTERGLPSGDYQNGDYQAGTTRTGTTERGPPNGDHQAGTTEGGPPNGDHRAGTTERGLPERGPPSGDHRAGTTERGPPSGDHRAGTTERGLPERGPPSGDHRAGTTEWGPPNGDHQAGTTERGQPNGDHQAGTTEGGLPSGDYRAGTTERAPPSGDYRAGTTERGLPSGDHRAGTTERGPPSGDHRTGTTERGLPERGLPSGDYRAGTTERGPPNGDYRAGTTRTGTTKRGLPERGPLNGDHQTGTTKQGPPKGDHQTGTTERGLPSGDYQNGDHPAGTTERGPPNGDHRAGTTERAPPSGDYQNGDHRAGTTELGPPSGDHRTGTTKRGPLNGDHQTGTTKQGPPKGDYRAGTTRTGTNKWGLPERGLPSGDYQNGDHRAGITERGPPSGDYQNGDYRARTTRTGTTERGPPSGDHRAGTTERGPPSGDHRTGTTERGLSERGLPSGDYQNGDYRAGTTRTGTTERGPPSGDHRAGTTRTGTTKRGPPNRDYQAGTTERGPPSGDHRAGTTERGPPNGDYQAGTTKDHQAGTTKRGPPSGDNRTGTTKRGPPSGGHQAGTNKRGPPNGDYQNGDHQAGTTKRGPPNGDYQAGTTKRGPPSGDNRTGTTKRGPPSGGHQAGTNKRGPPNGDYQNGDHQAGTTKRGPPNGDYQAGTTKRGPPNVDHQAGTTKRGPPSVDHRTGTTRTGTTKRGPPSGDHQTGTTERGPPSGDHRAGTTERGPPSGDYRAGTTERGPPSGDHQAGTTKQGPPKGDHQTGTTERGPPSGDHRAGTTRTGTTKQGPPSRDHRRGTTKQGPPSGDHQAGTTKRGPPSGDHQNGDHQAGTTVQGPPSGDHQAGTTERGPPNGNHQAGTTEGGPPNGDHRAGTTERGLTERGLPSGDYQNRDHRAGTTERGPPNGDHRAGTTEDHQAGTTERGPPNGDHQAGTTEGGPPNGDHRAGTTKRGPPNGDYQAGITERGPPSGDHRVGTTERGPPNGDYQAGTTKWGPPSGDHRTGTTKRGPPSGDHQAVTTKRGPPNGDHQAGTTKRGPPSGDHQAWTTERGLPERGPPSGDHQTGTTKQGPPSGDHRAGTTKRGLPSGDHQVGTTKRGPPNGDYQAGTTKRGPPSGDHQAWTTERGPPSGDHQAGATKRGPPSVDHRTGTTRTGTTKRGPPSMDHRTGTTRTGTTKRGPPKRGQPSGDHQAGTTERGPPRGDHREGTTERGLPSGDHRTGTTKRGPPSGDHQAGTTRTGTTKRGPPSRDHRAGTTKRGPLNGDHQTGTTKQGPPKGDHQTGTTERGLPSGDHRAGTTERGPPSGDHRAGTTERGLPERGPPSGDHRAGTTEWGPPNGDHQAGTTERGPPNGDHQAGTTEGGPPNGDHRAGTTKRGPPNGDYQAGTTERGPPSGDHRAGTTERGPPSGDHRAGTIRTGTTKRGPPNGDNRAGTTKRGPPSGDHREGTTKQGPPKGEHRRGTTKRGPPSRDQRMETTKQGLLLAEITQTFYSGSP; encoded by the exons ATGGTCTCAGCTACA CGGGGACCACCAAGCGGGGACCACCGAACGGGGACCACCAAACGGGGACTACCAAGCGGGGACCACCGAGCGGGGACCACCAAACGGGGACCACCGAGCGGGGACTACCGAGCGGGGACAACCGAACGGGGACCACCGAACGGGGACTACCGAGCGGGGACTACCAAGCGGGGACCACCGAACGGGGACTACCGAGCGGGGACTACCAGAACGGGGACTACCAAGCGGGGACTACCAGAACGGGGACTACAGAGCGGGGACTACCAGAACGGGGACCACCGAGCGGGGACCACCGAGCGGGGACCACCGAGCGGGGACCAACGAGCGGGGACCACCGAACGGGGACCACCGAGCTCGGACTACCGAGCGGGGACCACCGAACGGGGACCACCGAGCGGGGACTACCGAGCGGGGACCACCGAACGGGGACTACCGAGCGGGGACCACCGAGCGGGGACCACCGAGCGGGGACTACCAGAACGGGGACTACCGAGCGGGGACTACCAGAACGGGGACCACCGAGCGGGGACCACCAAGCGGGGACCACCGAGCGCGGACTACCAGAACGGGGACTACCGAGCGCGGACTACCAGAACGGGGACCACCGAGCGGGGATTACCAGAACGGGGACCACCGAGCGGGGACCACCAAGCGGGGACCACCGAGCGCGGACTACCAGAACGGGGACTACCGAGCGCGGACTACCAGAACGGGGACCACCGAGCGGGGACCACCGAGCGGGGACCACCGAGCGGGGACCACCGAACGGGGACCACCAAGCGGGGACCACTGAACGGGGACCACCAAACGGGGACCACCAAGCAGGGACAACCGAAGGGGGACCACCAAACGGGGACCACCGAGCGGGGACTACCGAGCGGGGACTACCAGAACGGGGACTACCGAGCGGGGACTACCAGAACGGGGACCACCGAGCGGGGACCACCGAGCTGGGACCACCGA CCAAACGGGGACCACCAAGCAGGGACCACCGAAGGGGGACTACCGAGCGGGGACTACCGAGCGGGGACCACCGAACGGGCACCACCGAGCGGGGACTACCGAGCGGGGACCACCGAACGGGGACTACCGAGCGGGGACCACCGAGCGGGGACTACCAGAACGGGGACTACCGAGCGGGGACTACTGAAATGGGGACCACCGAGCGGGGACTTCCGAGCAGGGACCACCGAACGGGGACTACCGAGCGGGGACCACCGAGCGGGGACCACCGAACGGGGACTACCGAGCGGGGACTACCAGAACGGGGACTACCAAGCGGGGACTACCAGAACGGGGACCACTGAACGGGGACCACCAAACGGGGACCACCAAGCAGGGACCACCGAAGGGGGACCACCAAACGGGGACCACCGAGCGGGGACTACCGAGCGGGGACTACCAGAACGGGGACCACCCAGCGGGGACCACCGAGCGGGGACCACCGAACGGGGACCACCGAGCGGGGACCACCGAGCGGGCACCACCGAGCGGGGACTACCAGAACGGGGACCACCGAGCGGGGACCACCGAGCTGGGACCACCGAGTGGGGACCACCGAACGGGGACCACCAAGCGGGGACCACTGAACGGGGACAGCCAAACGGGGACCACCAAGCAGGGACCACCGAAGGGGGACTACCGAGCGGGGACTACCGAGCGGGGACCACCGAACGGGCACCACCGAGCGGGGACTACCGAGCGGGGACCACCGAACGGGGACTACCGAGCGGGGACCACCGAGCGGGGACTACCGAGCGGGGACCACCGAGCGGGGACCACCGAACGGGGACTACCGAGCGGGGACTACCAGAACGGGGACTACCAAGCGGGGACTACCGAGCGGGGACCACCGAGCGGGGACCACCGAACGGGGACTACCGAGCGGGGACTACCAGAACGGGGACTACCAAGCGGGGACTACCAGAACGGGGACCACTGAACGGGGACCACCAAACGGGGACCACCAAGCAGGGACCACCGAAGGGGGACCACCAAACGGGGACCACCGAGCGGGGACTACCGAGCGGGGACTACCAGAACGGGGACCACCCAGCGGGGACCACCGAGCGGGGACCACCGAACGGGGACCACCGAGCGGGGACCACCGAGCGGGCACCACCGAGCGGGGACTACCAGAACGGGGACCACCGAGCGGGGACCACCGAGCTGGGACCACCGAGTGGGGACCACCGAACGGGGACCACCAAGCGGGGACCACTGAACGGGGACCACCAAACTGGGACCACCAAGCAGGGACCACCGAAGGGGGACTACCGAGCTGGGACTACCAGAACGGGGACTAACAAGTGGGGACTACCAGAACGGGGACTACCGAGCGGGGATTACCAGAACGGGGACCACCGAGCGGGGATCACCGAGCGGGGACCACCGAGCGGGGACTACCAGAACGGGGACTACCGAGCGCGGACTACCAGAACGGGGACCACCGAGCGGGGACCCCCGAGCGGGGACCACCGAGCGGGGACCACCGAGCGGGGACCACCGAGCGGGGACCACCGAACGGGGACTACCGAGCGGGGACTATCAGAACGGGGACTACCAAGCGGGGACTACCAGAACGGGGACTACCGAGCGGGGACTACCAGAACGGGGACCACCGAGCGGGGACCACCGAGCGGGGACCACCGAGCGGGGACTACCAGAACGGGGACCACCAAGCGGGGACCACCAAACAGGGACTACCAAGCGGGGACCACCGAGCGGGGACCACCGAGCGGGGACCACCGAGCGGGGACCACCGAGCGGGGACCACCAAACGGGGACTACCAAGCGGGGACCACCAA GGACCACCAAGCGGGGACCACCAAGCGGGGACCACCAAGCGGGGACAACCGAACGGGGACTACCAAGCGGGGACCACCAAGCGGGGGCCACCAAGCGGGGACCAACAAGCGTGGACCACCGAACGGGGACTACCAGAACGGGGACCACCAAGCGGGGACCACCAAGCGGGGACCACCGAACGGGGACTACCAAGCGGGGACCACCAAGCGGGGACCACCAAGCGGGGACAACCGAACGGGGACTACCAAGCGGGGACCACCAAGCGGGGGCCACCAAGCGGGGACCAACAAGCGTGGACCACCGAACGGGGACTACCAGAACGGGGACCACCAAGCGGGGACCACCAAGCGGGGACCACCGAACGGGGACTACCAAGCGGGGACCACCAAGCGGGGACCACCGAACGTGGACCACCAAGCGGGGACCACCAAGCGTGGACCACCAAGCGTGGACCACCGAACGGGGACTACCAGAACGGGGACCACCAAGCGGGGACCACCAAGCGGGGACCACCAAACGGGGACAACCGAGCGGGGACCACCAAGCGGGGACCACCGAGCGGGGACCACCGAGAGGGGACCACCGAGCGGGGACTACCGAGCGGGGACCACTGAACGGGGACCACCAAGCGGGGACCACCAAGCGGGGACCACCAAGCAGGGACCACCGAAGGGGGACCACCAAACGGGGACCACCGAGCGGGGACCACCAAGCGGGGACCACCGAGCGGGGACCACCAGAACGGGGACCACCAAGCAGGGACCACCAAGCAGGGACCACCGAAGGGGGACCACCAAACAGGGACCACCGAGCGGAGACCACCAAGCGGGGACCACCAAGCGGGGACCACCGAGCGGGGACCACCAGAACGGGGACCACCAAGCGGGGACCACCGTGCAGGGACCACCGAGCGGGGACCACCAAGCGGGGACCACTGAACGGGGACCACCAAACGGGAACCACCAAGCAGGGACCACCGAAGGGGGACCACCAAACGGGGACCACCGAGCGGGGACTACCGAGCGGGGACTAACAGAACGGGGACTACCGAGCGGGGACTACCAGAACAGGGACCACCGAGCGGGGACCACCGAGCGGGGACCACCGAACGGGGACCACCGAGCGGGGACCACCGA GGACCACCAAGCGGGGACCACTGAACGGGGACCACCAAACGGGGACCACCAAGCAGGGACCACCGAAGGGGGACCACCAAACGGGGACCACCGAGCGGGGACCACCAAGCGGGGACCACCAAACGGGGACTACCAAGCGGGGATCACCGAACGGGGACCACCAAGCGGGGACCACCGAGTGGGGACCACCGAGCGGGGACCACCAAACGGGGACTACCAAGCGGGGACCACCAAGTGGGGACCACCAAGCGGGGACCACCGAACGGGGACTACCAAGCGGGGACCACCAAGCGGGGACCACCAAGCGGTGACCACCAAGCGGGGACCACCGAACGGGGACCACCAAGCGGGGACCACCAAGCGGGGGCCACCAAGCGGGGACCACCAAGCGTGGACCACCGAACGGGGACTACCAGAACGGGGACCACCAAGCGGGGACCACCAAACGGGGACTACCAAGCAGGGACCACCGAGCGGGGACCACCGAGCGGGGACCACCAAACGGGGACTACCAAGCGGGGACCACCAAGTGGGGACCACCAAGCGGGGACCACCGAACGGGGACTACCAAGCGGGGACCACCAAGCGGGGACCACCAAGCGGGGACCACCAAGCGTGGACCACCGAACGGGGACCACCAAGCGGGGACCACCAAGCGGGGGCCACCAAGCGGGGACCACCAAGCGTGGACCACCGCACGGGGACTACCAGAACGGGGACTACCAAGCGGGGACCACCAAGCATGGACCACCGAACGGGGACTACCAGAACGGGGACCACCAAGCGGGGACCACCAAAACGGGGACAACCGAGCGGGGACCACCAAGCGGGGACCACCGAGCGGGGACCACCGAGAGGGGACCACCGAGAGGGGACCACCGAGCGGGGACTACCGAGCGGGGACCACCGAACGGGGACCACCAAGCGGGGACCACCAAGCGGGGACCACCAAGCAGGGACCACCAGAACGGGGACCACCAAGCGGGGACCACCGAGCAGGGACCACCGAGCGGGGACCACCAAGCGGGGACCACTGAACGGGGACCACCAAACGGGGACCACCAAGCAGGGACCACCGAAAGGGGACCACCAAACGGGGACCACCGAGCGGGGACTACCGAGCGGGGACCACCGAGCGGGGACCACCGAACGGGGACCACCGAGCGGGGACCACCGAGCGGGGACCACCGAGCGGGGACTACCAGAACGGGGACCACCGAGCGGGGACCACCGAGCTGGGACCACCGAGTGGGGACCACCGAACGGGGACCACCAAGCGGGGACCACTGAACGGGGACCACCAAACGGGGACCACCAAGCAGGGACCACCGAAGGGGGACCACCAAACGGGGACCACCGAGCGGGGACCACCAAGCGGGGACCACCAAACGGGGACTACCAAGCGGGGACCACCGAACGGGGACCACCAAGCGGGGACCACCGAGCGGGGACCACCGAGCGGGGACCACCAAGCGGGGACCACCGAGCGGGGACCATCAGAACGGGGACCACCAAGCGGGGACCACCAAACGGGGACAACCGAGCGGGGACCACCAAGCGGGGACCACCGAGCGGGGACCACCGAGAGGGGACCACCAAGCAGGGACCACCGAAGGGGGAACACCGAAGGGGGACCACCAAACGGGGACCACCAAGCAGGGACCAACGAATGGAGACCACCAAACAGGGACTACTTTTGGCTGAAATTACACAAACATTTTACAGTG GAAGTCCCTAA